In a single window of the Biomphalaria glabrata chromosome 13, xgBioGlab47.1, whole genome shotgun sequence genome:
- the LOC129922546 gene encoding uncharacterized protein LOC129922546 → MTTKTSSHTVCYTVSCGLLHRHEYYTVSCSLLHRHEYYTVSCSLVHRHEYYTVSCGLLHRHEYYTVSCSLLHRHEYYTVSCSLLHWHEYYTVSCGLLHRHEYYTVSCGLLHRLSTTLSAVAYYTGMSTTLSAVAYYTGMSTTLSAVAYYTGMSTTLSAVAYYTGMSTTLSAVAYYTGMSTTLSAVAYYTGMSTTLTNVQHRLMYDIN, encoded by the coding sequence ATGACGACTAAAACAAGTTCACACACAGTGTGTTACACTGTCAGCTGTGGCCTACTACACAGGCATGAGTACTACACTGTCAGCTGTAGCCTACTACACAGGCATGAGTACTACACTGTCAGCTGTAGCCTAGTACACAGGCATGAGTACTACACTGTCAGCTGTGGCCTACTACACAGGCATGAGTACTACACTGTCAGCTGTAGCCTACTACACAGGCATGAGTACTACACTGTCAGCTGTAGCCTACTACACTGGCATGAGTACTACACTGTCAGCTGTGGCCTACTACACAGGCATGAGTACTACACTGTCAGCTGTGGCCTACTACACAGGCTGAGTACTACACTGTCAGCTGTGGCCTACTACACAGGCATGAGTACTACACTGTCAGCTGTAGCCTACTACACAGGCATGAGTACTACACTGTCAGCTGTGGCCTACTACACAGGCATGAGTACTACACTGTCAGCTGTAGCCTACTACACAGGCATGAGTACTACACTGTCAGCTGTAGCCTACTACACAGGCATGAGTACTACACTGTCAGCTGTAGCCTACTACACAGGCATGAGTACTACACTGACTAATGTACAGCACAGACTCATGTACGACATAAACTGA